Genomic window (Enterobacteriaceae bacterium 4M9):
ATTGCCCCGGGTTTTATTGATGTGCAGCTTAACGGCTGCGGCGGCGTGCAGTTTAACGACACCGCCGACGCCGTCACGGTAGACACGCTGGAAATCATGCAAAAGGCTAATGAGAAATCGGGCTGCACCAGCTATCTGCCCACGCTCATTACCTGCAGCGATGAGCTGATGATGCAGGGCGTGCGCGTCATGCGCGAATACCTCGCAAAACACCAGAACCAGGCACTGGGCCTGCATCTTGAAGGTCCGTGGCTGAACCCGGTGAAAAAAGGCACTCATAACCCGGCTTACATCCGCAAACCTGAAGCCACACTGGTCGACTTCCTGTGCCAGAACGCCGATGTCATCACCAAAATTACGCTGGCACCGGAAATGGTGGAGCCAGAGGTGATTCGCAAACTGGTTGCCGCTGGCATCATCGTCTCTGCGGGTCACTCCAACGCGACAGTCAATGAAGCAAAACGCGGCTTTCGTGCAGGTATTCGTTTTGCTACCCATCTTTATAATGCCATGCCTTATATCAGCGGTCGTGAACCGGGTCTTGCAGGTGCAATTTTTGATGAGCCTGATCTGTACTGCGGTATCATTGCTGACGGCCTGCATGTGGATTACGCCAACGTACGCAATGCCAAACGCCTTAAAGGCGACAAACTGTGCCTGGTGACCGATGCCACCGCGCCGGCTGGTGCCAACATTGACAAGTTCATTTTTGCCGGTAAAACAATATACTACCGCGATGGACTGTGTGTGGACGAAAATGGCACGCTCAGCGGTTCTGCGCTCACAATGATAGAAGGCGTGCAGAATCTGGTTGAGCACGTTAACGTAGCGATGGACGAAGCGCTGCGTATGGCCACACTCTACCCTGCCCGCGCAATGGGTGTAGAAAAAACCCTGGGTACCATTGAGGCAGGAAAAGTGGCGAACCTCACCGCTTTTACGCACAACTACAACATCATCAAGACCATCGTGAACGGTAACGAGGTCGCAATCGGGTAAAAAAATACATGACGACTGGTGGACAGGCTCAAATTGGTAATGTCGATCTGGTAAAGCAAATTAACGGGGCTGCGGTTTATCGCCTGATAGACCAACATGGCCCGATATCACGTATCCAGATTGCCGAACAAAGCCAGCTCGCCCCCGCCAGCGTCACAAAAATTACCCGCCAGCTGATCGAGCGCGGCTTGATTAAAGAGGTCGATCAGCAGGCTTCCACCGGCGGCAGACGCGCCATTTCTATTATTACCGAAACCCGCAATTTTCAGGCGATAGGCGTACGCCTTGGGCGTTACGACGCCACGCTGACGCTATTTGATCTCAGCGCGCGCGCGCTGGTTGAGCAACATTACCCACTGCCGCAGCGCAGTCAGGAAAGCCTGGAACAGGCACTGCTTGATGCCATTGCCCACTTTCTCGATACCTGCCAGCGCAAACTGCGCGAGCTTATTGCCATCTCGGTGATTCTGCCGGGGCTGGTTGAGCCTGACACCGGCGTCGTGCGCTACATGCCGCATATTGAAGTCAATAACTGGCCGCTGGTGGAAAGGCTTGAGCAGCGCTTCAACCTCACCAGCTTTGTCGGTCACGATATCCGCAGCATGGCGCTGGCTGAGCACTATTTTGGGTCAACCCAGGACTGTGAAGACGCCATTCTGGTGCGTGTGCACCGCGGTACCGGCGCGGGGATATTATCCAATGGCAAAATCTTCCTCGGACGTAACGGCAACGTGGGTGAAATTGGCCATATTCAGGTCGATCCGCTCGGTGAGCGCTGCCACTGCGGTAACTTCGGCTGTCTGGAAACCATTGCCGCCAACGCAGCCATTGAACAGCGCGTGCGCCATCTGCTGGACCAGGGCTACCAGAGCCGGCTTACCGCCGAGACCTGCGATATTCGCCATATTTGCAAAGCCGCCAATAAGGGCGATCCGCTGGCAAGTGAAGTCATCGAATACGTTGGCCGTCACCTGGGCAAAGCCATCGCGATTGCCATTAACCTGTTTAACCCGCAGAAGGTGGTGATTGCCGGTGAAATCACCGAGGCCGAGCGCGTGCTGCTGCCTGCTATCGGCAACTGTATTAACTCCCAGGCGCTACAGGCGTTTCGTAAAAATCTGCCTGTAGTCTGCTCACGCCTTAACGACCGTTCGGCTATTGGCGCTTTCGCGCTGGTCAAACGCGCTATGCTTAACGGCATGCTGTTACAGCGGTTGCTTGGCGAATCTGCCCACTGATCCTGCGCGCCAGCATCACACCTTGTGTGTGCAGGTGTTTTCTTTTCCGCTTGCGGTTATTACCCTAAGCGCTTCCTGAGCTATACGACCGACCTATGACAATTAAAAACATCATCTGCGATATTGACGGCGTGCTGATGCACGACAACGTTGCCATTCCAGGCGCAGCACAGTTCATCACAGGCATTATGGAAAAAGGCCTGCCGCTGGTTCTGTTGACTAACTACCCGTCACAAACCGGCCAGGACCTGGCAAACCGCTTTGCTACGGCGGGCATCGACGTGCCAGACAGCGTCTTTTATACCTCAGCGATGGCCACCGCCGATTTTCTGCGTCGCCAGGAAGGTAAAAAAGCCTACGTGGTGGGAGAAGGTGCACTGATTCACGAGCTTTATAAAGCCGGATTTACCATCACCGACGTGAACCCTGACTTTGTTATTGTCGGTGAAACCCGCTCCTATAACTGGGAGATGATGCATAAGGCGGCATTCTTTGTGGCTAACGGCGCGCGCTTTATCGCCACTAATCCGGATACCCACGGCCACAGCTACTACCCCGCCTGCGGTGCCCTGTGCGCCGGTATTGAAAAAATCTCCGGACGGGCGCCATTCTACGTGGGCAAGCCCAGCCCGTGGATAATCCGCTCGGCGCTTAACAAAATGCAGGCGCACTCAGAAGAAACCGTCATTGTGGGTGACAATCTGCGTACCGATATTCTGGCAGGCTTCCAGGCCGGGCTGGAAACCATTCTGGTGCTCTCCGGCGTATCGACCCTGAATGATATTGATGATATGCCTTTCCGCCCGACCTGGATTTACCCATCGGTTGCCGAAATCGACGTTATCTGATTCTCTGCGCCACGCCGCCCGGCGTGGCCCTGCATTCAATAAAACCGCCATAAAATTAACGAATCGTCAATTATTACGGCTATTCGGTAAGCATTTTTCAGCATTCAACAACTGCTATTACTCTTTTTGTCATCCACCCGGTAAATTGCTTGCATTGCCTGGGGCAGTTACGGCATTTTCATAGGCACGACAACGAAACACCGTCACCGGGCGGGTACAACGGAGTAAGCTATGTGTTCTATTTTTGGCGTGCTGGATATCAAAACCGACGCGGGTGAACTGCGTAAAAAAGCACTCGAACTGTCTCGCCTGATGCGCCACCGCGGCCCGGACTGGTCCGGCATTTACGCCAGCGACAAGGCCATTCTCGCCCACGAGCGCCTGTCTATTGTTGATGTCAACGCAGGCGCACAGCCGCTGTATAACGAAAAGAAAACCCACGCGCTGGCAGTTAACGGCGAAATCTATAACCACCAGGCGCTGCGTGCCGAATACGCTGACCGCTATGCCTTCCAGACCGGCTCCGACTGCGAGGTTATCCTTGCGCTCTACCAGGAGAAAGGGCCGGAGTTTCTCGATGAACTACAGGGCATGTTCGCCTTCGTACTTTACGACAGCGAAAAGGACGCCTGGCTGATTGGCCGTGACCACATCGGCATTATTCCGCTGTATATGGGTTACGACGAGCACGGCAATATGTACGTGGCCTCTGAAATGAAAGCGCTCACGCCAGTGTGCCGCAGCATTAAAGAATTCCCGCCAGGAAGCTACCTGTGGAGCCAGGACGGTGAAATTCGCCGCTACTGGCAGCGCGACTGGTTTGAGTACGACGCGGTTGAGAACAACGAAACCGATAAAAACGCGCTGCGCGTCGCGCTGGAAGAGGCGGTAAAAAGCCACCTGATGTCAGATGTGCCTTACGGTGTGCTGCTGTCTGGCGGCCTGGATTCGTCGATTATCTCTGCCATTACCAAAAAGTTCGCCGCACGCCGCGTAGAAGATGACGAGCGCAGCGAGGCCTGGTGGCCGCAACTGCACTCGTTTGCCGTCGGGCTTGAAGGCTCACCGGACCTCAAAGCCGCTCAGGAAGTGGCAAACCACCTCGGCACAGTGCATCACGAAATTCACTTTACGGTGCAGGAAGGGCTGGATGCGATTCGCGATGTGATTTATCACATCGAAACCTATGACGTAACCACCATCCGCGCATCAACGCCGATGTACCTGATGTCGCGCAAAATTAAAGCGATGGGCATCAAAATGGTGCTCTCCGGTGAGGGTTCGGATGAAGTCTTCGGCGGCTACCTCTATTTCCATAAAGCCCCGGACGCGAAAGAACTGCATGAAGAAACCGTGCGCAAGCTGCTGGCGCTGCATATGTTTGACTGCGCTCGTGCCAACAAAGCCATGTCTGCCTGGGGCGTGGAAGCCCGCGTGCCGTTCCTTGATAAGAAATTCCTCGACGTGGCGATGCGCATCAACCCGCGCGACAAAATGTGCGGCAACGGCAAGATGGAAAAGCACGTTCTGCGCGAATGCTTTGAATCTTACCTGCCCGCGAGCGTTGCCTGGCGCCAGAAAGAGCAGTTCTCTGACGGCGTAGGCTACAGCTGGATTGATACGCTCAAAGAAGTGGCGGCCCAGCAGGTCAGCGACCAGCAGCTTGAAACCGCGCATTTTCGCTTCCCGTACAACACGCCTGGCTCCAAAGAAGGCTACCTGTATCGCGAAATTTTTGAGGAGTTGTTCCCGGTCCCGAGTGCCGCCGAGTGCGTGCCGGGTGGCCCGTCGGTTGCCTGTTCGTCTGCTAAAGCGATTGAATGGGATGAATCCTTCAAAAACATGAACGATCCGTCAGGCCGCGCGGTAGGCGTTCACCAGGATGCTTATCAGTAAGTCTCAACAGACGTCAAACGAACGGGTCAGCGATGGCCCGTTTTTTATTTGCCGCGGCCAGGTAAGCCCCTGGCGCAAAGTTGTTGTTTCTGCGGTTGTTGGCGAGAATTCAACCAAGCTGTTCGCAAGCTAGTCAAACAAACCGGAGGGGCCGCTTTGTGGTAAAAAACTAGTTGACGCTGCCAGGACAGATACGCATAATGCGCCCCGCAACGCCGATAAGGTAACGCGAAAAAGAGGGCTACGTAGCTCAGTTGGTTAGAGCACATCACTCATAATGATGGGGTCACAGGTTCGAATCCCGTCGTAGCCACCATCTTTTTGCGGGAGTGGCGAAATTGGTAGACGCACCAGATTTAGGTTCTGGCGCCGCAAGGTGTGCGAGTTCAAGTCTCGCCTCCCGCACCATTTCCCTTAGACGTTGCCGGATGGGGTATCGCCAAGCGGTAAGGCACCGGTTTTTGATACCGGCATTCCCTGGTTCGAATCCAGGTACCCCAGCCATTTTTTTATGATAATCGCGCTTGCGGTTATCCGTCACTGACGCAACGTCTACTGCGTTCATTGACAGCGCTTTAAGTTGGGGTGTCGCCAAGCGGTAAGGCACTGGATTCTGATTCCAGCATTCCGGGGTTCGAATCCCTGCACCCCAGCCACTTCTGGCTACGTAGCTCAGTTGGTTAGAGCACATCACTCATAATGATGGGGTCACAGGTTCGAATCCCGTCGTAGCCACCATACTTAAGGCATCGTTTTTAACGGTGTTTATAATCAGTAAAAGACACTATTGGGGTGTCGCCAAGCGGTAAGGCACCGGATTCTGATTCCGGCATTCCGGGGTTCGAATCCCTGCACCCCAGCCAAATTTGAGCAGTTGCACTGAAAAGTGCCCATAAAAAGACACTGTTGGGGTGTCGCCAAGCGGTAAGGCACCGGATTCTGATTCCGGCATTCCGGGGTTCGAATCCCTGCACCCCAGCCACTTATCAGAAAGGCCCGCGCAAGCGGGCCTTTTTGTTATGTGCTTCTACTACGTTGTCAGGTGCCTCTGCTGCATTTCAGAGATGAAAAAAGGGCTGATGCCCCTTTCTCATTCATCGCCTTTCACCAGCGCCTTATCATAGTCCCAGCGCATACTTCAGCGCCTGGCGCTTGAGTGCACCCGCGCGTTGGGCCGCCATCAGCCCCAGATTGCGCAGCACGCGCACCGGGCCAAGGTCATTACTAAAGCCGCTGCAAAACAGATCCATCCCACTTTGCATCACGTAGTTATCCGGCATGCGTCGGTTCTGGTAACGCTTAAGTACTGGCTGACTGCTCAAGTCTTCACCACGTTCGCGTGCGTTGCCGAGGATCTCCAGCAGTGCCTGAGCATCGCGATAGCCCAGGTTCACGCCCTGCCCGGCCAGCGGGTGAATGGTATGTGCCGCATCTCCCACCAGCGCCAGCCCGGATTGCACATAGCGCAGCGCATGGCGGCGGGTAAGTGGGAATGCACCGCTGGCAACCGGCGTTACTTCCCCCAGGCGCATCGGGAAGGTTGAGGCAATGGCACTTTTCAACTGCGGCAGGGTCATCGTCTGAAGCTTACGAATACGCGCTGGTGTGTCGTACCACACCAGTGACGCCCAGTTATCAAATAAAGGAAGAAACGCGTGTGGTCCATTTGGCGTAAAGTGCTGCCAGGTGCTGTCGCCAGGCACATTCTCGCACTGCACGGTTATCAGCATGCATGCCTGACGGTACTGCCAGGCGTGAGTACCGATGCCCGCCCATTCGCGTACTCGTGAACTGGCACCATCGGCCCCAACGACCAGCTGCGCGCGTAACACGTCACCATTGTCGAACACCAGCACGTGACCGTCGTCACTGGCCTGCATGGCCGTTAATGTTGCCGGGCAACGCAGTTGCACCTGCGGATGCGCCTGGAGCGCCTGCCACAGCGCACGCTGCAACACGGCGTTTTCAACCATAAAACCCAGTTCAGGCAGCTTCAGCTCCTGAGCGTCAAACACCACATGGGCGTTTTCCCACTCCCAGGTTTCCAGCCGCCGATAGGGATGACAACGCATGGCGCGCACCGCGGACCATACGCCAAGCGATTTCAGCAAATCCACCGACGCACGGCTGATGGCTGAAATCCGCACGTCCGGCGGCGCGCTGGCATCAAACACCGCCGGTGCCTCATGCTCCACCACCGCCACCTGAAATCCGCGCTGTGCCAGCCCCAGAGCTACCGCCGCGCCAACCATCCCACCGCCAACAACGGCCACCTCAATGGATTGATTTGTCATCATCATTTTTCCTTAACCCGCAGTTCCTTCAGTTTACCGGATTTTTTCGCGCCGTGCGGCAGACGCGCTCTACTGGTCACGAACCCGCCAAAGCATTACAATACGCGCCCTGCATTCCTTGTATGACGTAAGCCAGACCAATGACAAAGAAATTACACATCAAAACCTGGGGCTGTCAGATGAACGAATACGATTCATCTAAGATGGCAGACCTGCTGGAAACCACCCACGGTTTCACTCTGACCGAGGTGGCAGAAGACGCGGATGTCCTGCTGCTTAATACCTGCTCAATTCGTGAGAAGGCCCAGGAAAAGGTGTTCCACCAGTTAGGTCGCTGGAAATTACTCAAGGAAAAGAATCCGGAGCTGATTATTGGCGTCGGCGGTTGTGTTGCCTCTCAGGAAGGTGAGCACATCCGCGAGCGCGCCCGCTATGTGGACATTATTTTTGGGCCACAAACGCTGCACCGCCTGCCGGAGATGATAAACCGCGTCAGCGGCGAGCGCAGCCCGGTGATTGACGTAAGCTTCCCGGAAATCGAGAAATTCGATCGCCTGCCGGAGCCTCGCGCCGAAGGGCCGACCGCGTTCGTGTCTATCATGGAAGGCTGCAACAAATACTGCACCTACTGCGTGGTGCCCTACACTCGCGGTGAGGAAGTGAGCCGCCCAAGCGACGACGTCCTGCTGGAAATCGCCCAGCTCGCCGCTCAGGGCGTGCGCGAAGTGAACCTGCTTGGCCAGAATGTTAACGCGTATCGCGGCGCCACCTTTGATGACGGCGTCTGTACCTTTGCCGAACTGCTGCGCCTTGTCGCGGCCATCGACGGCATCGACCGCATCCGCTTTACCACCAGCCACCCGATTGAGTTTACTGACGACATCATCGAGGTCTACCGCGATACGCCAGAGCTGGTGAGCTTCCTGCATTTGCCGGTGCAAAGCGGTTCCGACCGCGTGCTGAACATGATGGGCCGCACCCACACCGCGCTGGAATACAAAGCGATTATCCGCAAGCTGCTGGTTGCACGTCCTGACCTGCAAATTAGCTCTGACTTTATCGTTGGCTTCCCAGGCGAAACCACCCAGGACTTTGAGCAAACCATGAAGCTCATCGCTGATGTGAACTTCGACATGAGCTTTAGCTTTATCTTCTCTGCGCGCCCCGGTACGCCGGCCGCCGATATGGTAGATGATGTCGCAGAAGAAGAGAAAAAGCAGCGCCTGTACATTTTGCAGGAGCGTATCAACCAACAGGCGATGGCCTGGAGTCGCCGTATGCTCGGCACCACCCAGCGCATCCTGGTGGAAGGCACGTCACGTAAGAGCATTATGGAACTGTCAGGACGCACCGAAAATAACCGCGTGGTTAACTTCGAAGGTTCGCCGGATATGATTGGCAAATTTGTTGATGTCGAAATCGTCGATGTCTTCCCGAACTCGCTGCGCGGTAAAGTGGTGCGTACCGAGGACGAAATGGGCCTGCGCGTCACCGAGTCGCCGCAATCCGTTATTGCCCGCACCCGCAAAGAGAACGACATCGGCGTTGGAATCTATCAGCCCTGATGCCCCTTTCCCCGCCAGCGGAACGTGCCTCGCACGGGCCGCTGGCGTTTGCAGTCGTAAGACTTGCATTCCTGGACCACCGCCCAGATATTGATCTTTTACCGTCAAATTCGTCGTGAGACCTGAGCGTCAGGCGCTATTATTCATCTGAAAGCCCCTGCATGAGGTAAAGAGGACCCGTTTGAATATCGAAACCCGTGAAATCACCCTGGAGCCAGCAGACAACGCCCGTCTGTTGAGCCTGTGCGGACCGTTTGATGACAACATCAAACAACTGGAGCGTCGACTGGGCATTGAAATCAGCCGCCGTGATAACCAATTTAAACTCACCGGACGGCAGCTTAGCGTCAGTGCCGCCACGGATATTTTGCGCCATCTGTACGTTGATACCGCGCCGATGCGCGGGCAAATTCAGGATATCGACCCTGAGCAAATCCACCTCGCCATTAAAGAGTTCCGCGTGCTGGAGCAGGCGGCAGAAAGCGTTCCGGATTACGGCAAAGCGGTCAACATCAAGACCAAGCGTGGCGTAATCAAACCACGCACGCCAAACCAGGCGCAGTACATCGCCCATATCCTCGACCACGACATCACCTTCGGGGTCGGCCCTGCGGGGACCGGTAAAACCTACCTCGCGGTGGCAGCGGCGGTAGACGCACTGGAGCGCCAGGAAATTCGCCGCATTCTGCTCACCCGCCCGGCGGTGGAAGCCGGTGAGAAGCTCGGCTTTCTGCCAGGCGACCTGAGCCAGAAGGTGGACCCTTACCTGCGCCCACTCTATGACGCCCTGTTTGAAATGCTGGGCTTTGAGCGCGTTGAAAAACTCATTGAGCGCAACGTGATTGAAGTAGCGCCGCTGGCGTACATGCGCGGGCGCACGCTCAACGATGCCTTTATCATTCTCGACGAAAGTCAGAACACCACTATCGAGCAGATGAAGATGTTCCTCACCCGCATTGGCTTTAACTCCAAAGCGGTGATCACCGGCGACATCACGCAGATTGACCTACCGCGCAGCACCAAATCTGGCCTGCGCCATGCCATCGAAGTGCTGGCAAACGTTGAGGAAATCAGCTTCAACTTCTTCCACAGCGAAGACGTGGTGCGCCACCCGGTGGTAGCCCGTATCGTGACCGCCTATGAGGCGTGGGAAGCGGCGGACCAGAAGCGTAGAGCCGAGGTGGCTGCCGAACGCAAGCGTGACGCAATGGCCGACAGCATCCAGGAGAGCAAATGAGCCAGGTGATTCTTGATTTACAACTGGCCTGTGAAAGCGAAACAGGGCTTCCGAACGAAGCGCTGTTTCAGCGCTGGCTTGATGCGGCGGTTATCCCGTTTCAGGAAGACGCCGAAGTCACGGTACGCCTGGTTGATGAGCCCGAAAGCCATGAGCTGAACCTGACGTATCGTGGCAAAGACAAGTCAACCAACGTGCTCTCCTTTCCGTTTGAAGCCCCACCAGGCATCGAACTGCCGCTGTTAGGCGACCTGGTGATTTGTCGCCAGGTGGTGGAGCAGGAAGCGCAGGAGCAAGGCAAGCCGCTCGAAGCACACTGGGCGCACATGGTAGTGCACGGCAGCCTGCATCTGCTGGGCTATGACCATATCGAAGACGACGAAGCCGAAGAGATGGAAGCGCTGGAAACAGAGATAATGCTTGCTCTTGGTTACGCTGACCCGTACATTGCCGAGAAAGAGTAGCCTGTGCGGCGGCATCAGGCCGCACAGGTACAATATACCGCCGCAGCGTGCGTTTACCCGCCGCGGCAGTACATAAACTAACAAGAGACCCAACCCCTTACGCCATGAGCGACGACAATTCTCACAGTAGCGACACCTCCACTAAAAAGGGTTTTTTCTCCCTTATTCTCAGCCAGCTTTTCCACGGTGAACCGAAAAACCGCGACGAACTGCTGGAGCTAATCCGTGATTCTGAACAGAACGAGCTTATCGACCAGGATACCCGCGATATGCTTGAAGGGGTAATGGATATCGCCGACCAGCGCGTGCGCGATATCATGATCCCACGTTCACAGATGGTAACCCTTAAGCGCAACCAGAGCCTGGACGAATGCCTTGATGTCATCATCGAGTCTGCCCACTCTCGCTTCCCGGTTATCAGCGAAGATAAAGATCACATTGAAGGGATTCTGATGGCGAAAGATCTGCTGCCGTTTATGCGCAGCGATGCCGAGCCGTTTAGCATGGAAAAAGTGTTGCGCCCGGCGGTGGTTGTGCCGGAGAGCAAA
Coding sequences:
- the miaB gene encoding tRNA (N6-isopentenyl adenosine(37)-C2)-methylthiotransferase MiaB: MTKKLHIKTWGCQMNEYDSSKMADLLETTHGFTLTEVAEDADVLLLNTCSIREKAQEKVFHQLGRWKLLKEKNPELIIGVGGCVASQEGEHIRERARYVDIIFGPQTLHRLPEMINRVSGERSPVIDVSFPEIEKFDRLPEPRAEGPTAFVSIMEGCNKYCTYCVVPYTRGEEVSRPSDDVLLEIAQLAAQGVREVNLLGQNVNAYRGATFDDGVCTFAELLRLVAAIDGIDRIRFTTSHPIEFTDDIIEVYRDTPELVSFLHLPVQSGSDRVLNMMGRTHTALEYKAIIRKLLVARPDLQISSDFIVGFPGETTQDFEQTMKLIADVNFDMSFSFIFSARPGTPAADMVDDVAEEEKKQRLYILQERINQQAMAWSRRMLGTTQRILVEGTSRKSIMELSGRTENNRVVNFEGSPDMIGKFVDVEIVDVFPNSLRGKVVRTEDEMGLRVTESPQSVIARTRKENDIGVGIYQP
- a CDS encoding PhoH family protein, producing MNIETREITLEPADNARLLSLCGPFDDNIKQLERRLGIEISRRDNQFKLTGRQLSVSAATDILRHLYVDTAPMRGQIQDIDPEQIHLAIKEFRVLEQAAESVPDYGKAVNIKTKRGVIKPRTPNQAQYIAHILDHDITFGVGPAGTGKTYLAVAAAVDALERQEIRRILLTRPAVEAGEKLGFLPGDLSQKVDPYLRPLYDALFEMLGFERVEKLIERNVIEVAPLAYMRGRTLNDAFIILDESQNTTIEQMKMFLTRIGFNSKAVITGDITQIDLPRSTKSGLRHAIEVLANVEEISFNFFHSEDVVRHPVVARIVTAYEAWEAADQKRRAEVAAERKRDAMADSIQESK
- the asnB gene encoding asparagine synthase B, whose protein sequence is MCSIFGVLDIKTDAGELRKKALELSRLMRHRGPDWSGIYASDKAILAHERLSIVDVNAGAQPLYNEKKTHALAVNGEIYNHQALRAEYADRYAFQTGSDCEVILALYQEKGPEFLDELQGMFAFVLYDSEKDAWLIGRDHIGIIPLYMGYDEHGNMYVASEMKALTPVCRSIKEFPPGSYLWSQDGEIRRYWQRDWFEYDAVENNETDKNALRVALEEAVKSHLMSDVPYGVLLSGGLDSSIISAITKKFAARRVEDDERSEAWWPQLHSFAVGLEGSPDLKAAQEVANHLGTVHHEIHFTVQEGLDAIRDVIYHIETYDVTTIRASTPMYLMSRKIKAMGIKMVLSGEGSDEVFGGYLYFHKAPDAKELHEETVRKLLALHMFDCARANKAMSAWGVEARVPFLDKKFLDVAMRINPRDKMCGNGKMEKHVLRECFESYLPASVAWRQKEQFSDGVGYSWIDTLKEVAAQQVSDQQLETAHFRFPYNTPGSKEGYLYREIFEELFPVPSAAECVPGGPSVACSSAKAIEWDESFKNMNDPSGRAVGVHQDAYQ
- the corC gene encoding CNNM family magnesium/cobalt transport protein CorC (CorC(YbeX) belongs to the Cyclin M Mg2+ Exporter (CNNM) family, and was characterized as belonging to a set of three proteins, at least one of which must be present for CorA to function.), producing MSDDNSHSSDTSTKKGFFSLILSQLFHGEPKNRDELLELIRDSEQNELIDQDTRDMLEGVMDIADQRVRDIMIPRSQMVTLKRNQSLDECLDVIIESAHSRFPVISEDKDHIEGILMAKDLLPFMRSDAEPFSMEKVLRPAVVVPESKRVDRMLKEFRSQRYHMAIVIDEFGGVSGLVTIEDILELIVGEIEDEYDEEDDIEFRQLSRHTWTVRALAPIEDFNDTFGTHFSDEEVDTIGGLVMQAFGHLPARGEAIEIDGYQFKVAMADSRRIIQVHVKLPDDSPPPKLEE
- the ubiF gene encoding 2-octaprenyl-3-methyl-6-methoxy-1,4-benzoquinol hydroxylase, which codes for MTNQSIEVAVVGGGMVGAAVALGLAQRGFQVAVVEHEAPAVFDASAPPDVRISAISRASVDLLKSLGVWSAVRAMRCHPYRRLETWEWENAHVVFDAQELKLPELGFMVENAVLQRALWQALQAHPQVQLRCPATLTAMQASDDGHVLVFDNGDVLRAQLVVGADGASSRVREWAGIGTHAWQYRQACMLITVQCENVPGDSTWQHFTPNGPHAFLPLFDNWASLVWYDTPARIRKLQTMTLPQLKSAIASTFPMRLGEVTPVASGAFPLTRRHALRYVQSGLALVGDAAHTIHPLAGQGVNLGYRDAQALLEILGNARERGEDLSSQPVLKRYQNRRMPDNYVMQSGMDLFCSGFSNDLGPVRVLRNLGLMAAQRAGALKRQALKYALGL
- the ybeY gene encoding rRNA maturation RNase YbeY, encoding MSQVILDLQLACESETGLPNEALFQRWLDAAVIPFQEDAEVTVRLVDEPESHELNLTYRGKDKSTNVLSFPFEAPPGIELPLLGDLVICRQVVEQEAQEQGKPLEAHWAHMVVHGSLHLLGYDHIEDDEAEEMEALETEIMLALGYADPYIAEKE
- the nagA gene encoding N-acetylglucosamine-6-phosphate deacetylase; this encodes MYALTHGRIYTGHDVLDGHAVVIADGLIDRVCPVGELPPGIETRDLGGAIIAPGFIDVQLNGCGGVQFNDTADAVTVDTLEIMQKANEKSGCTSYLPTLITCSDELMMQGVRVMREYLAKHQNQALGLHLEGPWLNPVKKGTHNPAYIRKPEATLVDFLCQNADVITKITLAPEMVEPEVIRKLVAAGIIVSAGHSNATVNEAKRGFRAGIRFATHLYNAMPYISGREPGLAGAIFDEPDLYCGIIADGLHVDYANVRNAKRLKGDKLCLVTDATAPAGANIDKFIFAGKTIYYRDGLCVDENGTLSGSALTMIEGVQNLVEHVNVAMDEALRMATLYPARAMGVEKTLGTIEAGKVANLTAFTHNYNIIKTIVNGNEVAIG
- a CDS encoding ROK family transcriptional regulator codes for the protein MTTGGQAQIGNVDLVKQINGAAVYRLIDQHGPISRIQIAEQSQLAPASVTKITRQLIERGLIKEVDQQASTGGRRAISIITETRNFQAIGVRLGRYDATLTLFDLSARALVEQHYPLPQRSQESLEQALLDAIAHFLDTCQRKLRELIAISVILPGLVEPDTGVVRYMPHIEVNNWPLVERLEQRFNLTSFVGHDIRSMALAEHYFGSTQDCEDAILVRVHRGTGAGILSNGKIFLGRNGNVGEIGHIQVDPLGERCHCGNFGCLETIAANAAIEQRVRHLLDQGYQSRLTAETCDIRHICKAANKGDPLASEVIEYVGRHLGKAIAIAINLFNPQKVVIAGEITEAERVLLPAIGNCINSQALQAFRKNLPVVCSRLNDRSAIGAFALVKRAMLNGMLLQRLLGESAH
- a CDS encoding HAD-IIA family hydrolase, producing the protein MTIKNIICDIDGVLMHDNVAIPGAAQFITGIMEKGLPLVLLTNYPSQTGQDLANRFATAGIDVPDSVFYTSAMATADFLRRQEGKKAYVVGEGALIHELYKAGFTITDVNPDFVIVGETRSYNWEMMHKAAFFVANGARFIATNPDTHGHSYYPACGALCAGIEKISGRAPFYVGKPSPWIIRSALNKMQAHSEETVIVGDNLRTDILAGFQAGLETILVLSGVSTLNDIDDMPFRPTWIYPSVAEIDVI